Proteins found in one Palaeococcus ferrophilus DSM 13482 genomic segment:
- a CDS encoding Gins 23 protein, which translates to MFVGRASIPVKVLQPFGDWRAGDIILIEDWKAKELWESGIVEVIDEVEKVIIELDHYIKEERENKPLSSIDKVLYDRTEFYIYFLSKVLENPSDYPAETLRAYITKLANLREKYHELKRLRFNKILKAVMLRPASLEVLNKLAPEEKELYLQMSKIRNAWLGEE; encoded by the coding sequence ATGTTTGTGGGTAGGGCTTCAATTCCCGTAAAGGTGCTCCAGCCCTTTGGAGACTGGCGGGCCGGCGATATCATACTGATAGAGGACTGGAAGGCGAAGGAGCTCTGGGAGAGCGGCATAGTTGAGGTTATTGACGAGGTCGAGAAGGTTATAATCGAGCTCGACCACTACATCAAGGAGGAGAGGGAGAACAAACCCCTATCGAGCATTGACAAGGTTCTGTATGACCGGACGGAGTTCTACATCTACTTCCTCAGCAAGGTTCTCGAGAACCCCTCGGATTATCCCGCCGAGACCCTCAGGGCGTACATAACGAAGCTCGCCAACCTTAGGGAGAAGTACCACGAGCTCAAGAGGCTCCGCTTCAACAAGATACTCAAGGCGGTGATGCTCCGCCCTGCGAGTCTGGAGGTCCTCAACAAGCTCGCACCGGAGGAGAAGGAACTTTACCTCCAGATGTCCAAGATAAGAAACGCGTGGCTGGGTGAGGAGTGA
- a CDS encoding lysyl aminopeptidase — translation MVDWELMKKVIEAPGVSGHEFMGIRDVVIGALEGHVDEIKVDKLGNVIAHKKGSGPKIMIAAHMDKIGVMVNHIDNNGYLHVVPVGGVDPRTLVAQRIRFFTEKGERYGVVGHIPPHIQKPEDRKKAADWDTIVVDVGADSKEEAEELGFKVGTIGEFAPAFVRLNENRFATPYLDDRICLYAMIEAARALENHEADIYFVASVQEEVGLRGARVASYAIDPEIGIAMDVTFAKQVGDKGKIVPELGKGPVMDVGPNINPKVRAFADEVAKKYEIPLQVEASPRPTGTDANIMQINREGVATAVLSIPIKYMHSQVELTDARDVDNTIKLAKHLLEELRPMDLTP, via the coding sequence ATGGTTGACTGGGAACTCATGAAGAAGGTTATAGAAGCGCCGGGCGTTTCTGGGCACGAGTTCATGGGGATCAGAGATGTCGTTATCGGGGCCCTCGAGGGGCACGTTGATGAGATAAAGGTGGATAAGCTCGGCAACGTTATAGCCCACAAGAAGGGTTCTGGACCGAAAATCATGATAGCGGCCCACATGGACAAGATAGGAGTTATGGTTAACCACATTGATAACAACGGTTACCTCCACGTGGTTCCCGTTGGGGGTGTTGACCCTAGGACCCTCGTCGCCCAGAGGATTCGCTTCTTCACGGAGAAGGGCGAGCGCTACGGTGTCGTTGGGCACATACCGCCCCACATCCAGAAGCCAGAGGACAGGAAGAAGGCCGCGGACTGGGATACGATAGTTGTGGACGTCGGTGCCGACAGTAAGGAGGAGGCCGAAGAGCTCGGCTTTAAGGTGGGAACCATAGGCGAGTTCGCCCCTGCGTTCGTGAGGCTCAACGAGAACCGCTTTGCAACCCCGTACCTCGACGACAGGATATGCCTCTACGCAATGATTGAAGCCGCGAGAGCGCTTGAGAACCACGAGGCCGACATATACTTCGTCGCGAGCGTCCAGGAGGAGGTCGGACTGAGGGGAGCGCGCGTCGCGAGCTACGCCATAGACCCCGAGATTGGAATAGCGATGGACGTCACCTTCGCCAAGCAGGTCGGCGACAAGGGCAAGATCGTTCCGGAGCTTGGAAAGGGCCCCGTAATGGACGTTGGACCCAACATCAACCCCAAGGTTCGCGCCTTCGCCGATGAGGTGGCGAAGAAGTACGAGATACCTCTCCAGGTGGAGGCTTCACCGAGACCGACGGGAACGGACGCCAACATAATGCAGATCAACCGCGAGGGCGTCGCAACGGCCGTCCTGAGCATCCCCATAAAGTACATGCACTCCCAGGTGGAGCTGACCGACGCGAGGGATGTTGACAACACCATCAAGCTCGCGAAGCACCTCCTCGAGGAGCTCCGCCCGATGGACCTCACTCCGTGA
- a CDS encoding Nre family DNA repair protein translates to MGLFNSELCAICKGRKLLCGRPTCPILERFRVAQSVEKRLNKRVIFGSSPPSIFVGEYGYPKVRIGPLVPPVEGNTSHLDSPLKWEDKSIRDILYYRSLLVMGETRADVSVRRSGRILSEVQELAMSVKPVDSEVLLKSRPVLKIMPSEFAPPIGPRAELLDFELTENPRIPRKTDYVVSDELKAEQAIMRLYNWGFDEYYIIRLLSAGLLGLNRKLVPTRWSITAVQDTIGKHLRREILTYPEINDYEVYFHEFLGNRYAVLLMPESYAFELLEVWLKGSLFGASEPSVIHDYEDFRGIKGYAEQTTGAYYAARLSVLEHLRARRRSARVVVFREVTPAYYAPVGVWQIRVGVKKAMENPVGKFNTLREALKAVKVRLEHPFGKYLARSWVLGNLARQKTLDEWIGGGGYGRKPEGEH, encoded by the coding sequence ATGGGACTCTTCAACTCGGAACTCTGTGCCATCTGCAAGGGTCGAAAGCTCCTCTGCGGCAGGCCCACCTGCCCCATACTTGAGCGCTTCAGGGTGGCCCAGAGCGTGGAGAAAAGGCTCAACAAGCGCGTGATATTCGGCTCCTCTCCGCCGAGCATCTTCGTCGGCGAGTACGGCTACCCCAAGGTGAGGATCGGCCCGCTCGTACCTCCCGTGGAGGGCAACACCTCTCACCTCGACAGCCCTTTGAAGTGGGAGGACAAGAGCATCCGCGATATCCTCTACTACCGCTCCCTCCTGGTGATGGGCGAGACCAGGGCGGACGTCAGCGTGAGGAGGAGCGGGAGGATTTTGAGCGAGGTTCAGGAGCTGGCGATGAGCGTTAAGCCCGTTGACAGTGAGGTTCTCCTCAAGAGCCGGCCCGTTCTTAAGATCATGCCGAGTGAGTTCGCACCTCCAATCGGGCCGAGGGCGGAGCTCCTCGACTTCGAGCTCACGGAAAACCCCAGAATACCGCGGAAGACAGACTACGTCGTAAGCGACGAGCTGAAGGCGGAGCAGGCGATAATGCGCCTCTACAACTGGGGCTTCGACGAGTACTACATAATAAGGCTCCTTTCGGCGGGACTGCTCGGGCTCAACAGGAAGCTCGTCCCCACGAGGTGGAGCATCACCGCCGTTCAGGACACGATAGGGAAGCACCTGCGCCGCGAGATTCTAACCTATCCTGAGATAAACGATTACGAGGTGTACTTCCACGAGTTCCTCGGCAACCGCTACGCCGTTCTGCTGATGCCCGAGAGCTACGCCTTCGAGCTCCTTGAGGTTTGGCTTAAGGGCTCTCTCTTCGGGGCGAGTGAGCCTAGCGTAATCCACGACTACGAGGACTTCCGTGGAATAAAGGGGTACGCGGAGCAGACGACGGGGGCATACTACGCCGCTCGTTTGAGCGTTTTGGAACACCTGAGGGCGAGGAGAAGGAGTGCGAGGGTTGTGGTCTTCCGCGAGGTAACGCCGGCCTACTACGCTCCCGTTGGGGTGTGGCAGATAAGAGTGGGGGTTAAGAAGGCCATGGAGAACCCCGTTGGGAAGTTCAACACCCTCAGGGAGGCCCTTAAGGCCGTGAAGGTCCGCCTTGAGCACCCCTTTGGGAAGTACCTTGCCAGGAGCTGGGTTCTTGGCAACCTTGCCAGGCAGAAAACTCTGGACGAATGGATTGGAGGGGGAGGGTATGGGAGAAAACCCGAAGGAGAACATTAA
- a CDS encoding alkaline phosphatase family protein has translation MERKKLALVSLDGNGIYNLEHMPFLSELAEKGDFAVVDSIFPTLTDLVHTSVMTGVFPTVHGVVENGYYDRLSDTKVNFYDYEVAFNPHSVIKAQTVVDILRERGVRSASVSGYTMPPFSGTNVRIFPPFFSDDKLYRKHGRDWRKDVWVLNSALYLYEECRPDLLLVHFASIDGMSHDYGPLSEGALKAVETVDTSLRTLWERLRDEYAFIIFADHGQERVEKWVNLRIYLRKHGIETLRVSSGGGAHIYLRNPHEAEDAYLLLKRAPGVKHVFFREDLPHVNSPHSGELLVSAKEGYWFCSHRLCRGVKGESHWVKGMHGSMNTPVIKVPLILWGFEGSNLENASLMDIAPTVLRFFGVEKPGDMVGKTLI, from the coding sequence ATGGAGCGGAAAAAACTGGCCCTGGTGAGCCTCGACGGCAACGGGATTTACAACCTCGAGCACATGCCTTTCCTGAGCGAGCTGGCTGAAAAGGGCGATTTCGCGGTGGTGGACTCTATATTCCCCACGCTTACCGACCTGGTTCATACGAGCGTCATGACGGGCGTTTTTCCCACCGTCCACGGCGTGGTTGAGAACGGCTACTACGACCGCCTCTCCGACACCAAGGTTAATTTCTACGATTACGAGGTGGCATTCAACCCCCACAGCGTTATAAAGGCCCAGACGGTCGTTGACATCCTGCGGGAGAGGGGCGTGAGGAGCGCCTCCGTCTCCGGCTACACGATGCCTCCCTTCAGCGGCACAAACGTTCGCATCTTTCCGCCTTTTTTCAGCGACGACAAGCTCTACAGGAAGCACGGGCGTGACTGGAGGAAGGACGTTTGGGTTCTCAACTCGGCCCTCTACCTCTACGAGGAGTGCAGACCTGATCTGCTACTCGTTCACTTCGCCTCGATTGACGGAATGAGCCACGATTACGGTCCCCTGAGCGAGGGGGCTTTAAAGGCCGTTGAGACGGTTGATACATCGCTTAGAACCCTTTGGGAGCGCCTCAGGGATGAGTACGCCTTCATAATCTTCGCAGACCACGGACAGGAGAGGGTGGAGAAGTGGGTGAACCTGAGGATCTACCTTAGAAAGCACGGAATAGAGACGCTCAGAGTTTCATCCGGCGGCGGGGCCCACATATATCTAAGGAACCCCCATGAGGCGGAGGACGCTTACCTCCTATTAAAGCGCGCCCCGGGGGTTAAACACGTCTTCTTCAGGGAGGATTTGCCACACGTTAATTCCCCCCACAGCGGCGAGCTCCTGGTTTCGGCTAAGGAGGGGTACTGGTTCTGCTCTCACAGGCTGTGCAGGGGAGTTAAAGGGGAGAGCCACTGGGTTAAGGGCATGCACGGTTCTATGAACACACCCGTTATCAAAGTCCCTCTAATCCTCTGGGGCTTTGAAGGGAGCAACCTCGAGAACGCCTCGCTTATGGACATAGCGCCGACAGTTCTGAGGTTCTTCGGGGTGGAAAAGCCCGGAGACATGGTGGGGAAGACCCTGATTTGA
- a CDS encoding LamB/YcsF family protein yields the protein MKVDLNADLGESFGRYKLGLDEEVMNYITSANVATGWHAGDPLVMRKTVRLAKEKGVAVGAHPGYPDLLGFGRRYMKLSREEARNYILYQVGALYAFVRAEGLEFQHVKPHGALYNALVKEEELARGVIEGMADFDKNLIFVTLSGSRPAEIAEEMGVKVAHEVFADRAYNPDGTLVPRSEPGAVIHDKEEVAERVISMVKDGGVRAINGEWVELKADTICLHGDNPKAVEIAAHIRKVLGEEGVKVVPMREVVR from the coding sequence ATGAAGGTTGACCTCAACGCCGACCTCGGCGAGAGCTTCGGGAGGTACAAGCTCGGCCTCGACGAGGAGGTTATGAACTACATCACCAGCGCTAATGTAGCGACTGGCTGGCACGCGGGAGACCCGCTCGTGATGAGAAAGACCGTGAGGCTGGCGAAGGAGAAGGGTGTAGCTGTTGGCGCCCATCCCGGTTACCCTGACCTTCTCGGCTTCGGCAGGAGGTACATGAAGCTTTCCCGGGAAGAGGCGAGGAACTACATCCTCTATCAGGTGGGGGCGCTCTACGCCTTTGTTAGAGCAGAAGGCCTTGAGTTCCAGCACGTCAAGCCACATGGGGCACTCTACAACGCCCTGGTGAAGGAAGAGGAGCTCGCGAGGGGAGTCATTGAGGGGATGGCCGACTTCGACAAAAACCTCATCTTCGTAACGCTCTCGGGCTCAAGGCCGGCGGAGATAGCGGAGGAGATGGGCGTTAAGGTAGCGCACGAGGTCTTCGCCGACAGGGCCTACAATCCGGACGGAACCCTCGTCCCGCGTTCGGAGCCCGGTGCCGTTATCCACGACAAGGAGGAGGTAGCCGAGCGCGTGATTTCAATGGTCAAGGACGGCGGCGTGAGGGCGATCAATGGCGAGTGGGTCGAACTGAAGGCCGATACCATCTGCCTCCACGGGGACAACCCGAAAGCTGTAGAGATAGCGGCGCACATAAGGAAAGTGCTGGGGGAGGAAGGGGTTAAGGTAGTTCCAATGAGGGAAGTGGTCAGGTGA
- the pxpB gene encoding 5-oxoprolinase subunit PxpB: MEIKPLGDSALLISFGEVIDDRINARIHALARAIEGKGFEWLVEVVLAYSSLAVIFDPLKVTFEEVKKAVAPLLDVSAETFKGRKIEIPVLYGGEYGPDIEFVAEYNGLSVEDVIEIHSKPVYHVYFLGFLPGFAYLGGMDERIAAPRLERPRLNVPAGSVGIAGRQTGIYPLESPGGWRLIGRTPLRLFNPAREPPTLLQPGDEVRFVPIDEEEFWEIYKAEWGLGSD, translated from the coding sequence ATGGAAATAAAGCCCCTCGGCGATTCCGCCCTTCTCATTTCCTTCGGTGAGGTCATAGACGATAGGATAAACGCGAGGATTCACGCCCTTGCGAGGGCTATCGAGGGGAAGGGCTTCGAGTGGCTGGTAGAGGTCGTCCTGGCCTACTCTTCCCTGGCAGTAATCTTTGACCCGCTGAAGGTAACTTTCGAGGAAGTTAAGAAGGCCGTTGCGCCCCTGCTTGATGTGAGCGCTGAAACCTTCAAGGGAAGAAAAATAGAGATACCCGTCCTATACGGTGGCGAATACGGGCCTGATATAGAGTTCGTCGCAGAGTACAACGGGCTTAGCGTTGAGGACGTTATCGAAATTCACTCCAAACCGGTCTACCACGTTTACTTCCTCGGCTTCCTGCCGGGGTTTGCCTACCTCGGGGGGATGGACGAGCGCATAGCGGCCCCGAGGCTCGAGAGGCCCCGCCTCAATGTCCCAGCTGGCTCGGTGGGCATAGCGGGAAGGCAGACCGGCATTTATCCGCTCGAAAGCCCCGGAGGCTGGCGGCTGATTGGGAGAACCCCGCTGAGACTCTTCAACCCGGCGAGAGAGCCACCAACGCTCCTCCAGCCGGGCGATGAGGTTAGGTTCGTGCCGATTGATGAGGAAGAGTTCTGGGAAATCTACAAAGCAGAGTGGGGGTTAGGCAGTGATTGA
- a CDS encoding 5-oxoprolinase subunit C family protein, translated as MIELLKVPSLLTVQDAGRRGYRKLGVPVSGFMDDFSARIANYLVGNPGDAPLLEFLLAGPKLRFNASAVFAIAGDTEVRLNGVPVEPWMSHWAKRGDLLEVETLRSGLYGYIAFAGGITCERLLGSCSAYPKAGLGKPLKAGDGLNVGYAILTGKEGRYLPPQLRPDHSRDRVEVRVLLGPDLEHFTERGIETFLNSKYTVTPESDRMGYRLDGPAVEHSGRDAGIVTEPLVPGTVQVPANGKPIVMMKDAQTTGGYAKIATVISADIHLLAQSRPGTMVRFREVPLDEARETLRRREKTLEAIRDLLDGKIRAYSIRALGEEFTLFAGKV; from the coding sequence GTGATTGAGCTCCTCAAAGTACCATCGCTTTTAACCGTTCAGGATGCGGGGAGGAGGGGATACAGAAAACTCGGCGTCCCGGTTTCGGGCTTCATGGACGACTTCTCCGCGAGAATAGCGAACTACCTCGTAGGGAACCCCGGGGATGCTCCGCTTCTCGAGTTCCTCCTGGCCGGCCCTAAGTTACGGTTCAACGCCTCGGCGGTCTTCGCAATAGCGGGCGACACTGAAGTTAGGCTCAACGGGGTTCCCGTAGAACCATGGATGAGCCACTGGGCGAAGAGGGGGGACCTCCTCGAGGTCGAAACCCTGAGGAGCGGCCTCTACGGCTACATTGCCTTCGCGGGGGGGATAACGTGCGAGAGGCTTTTGGGGAGCTGTTCGGCCTATCCCAAAGCGGGCCTCGGGAAGCCGCTGAAGGCAGGGGATGGGCTAAACGTTGGATATGCGATTCTAACGGGCAAAGAAGGGAGGTACCTCCCTCCCCAGCTGCGGCCGGACCACTCGCGCGATAGGGTGGAAGTCCGCGTACTCCTCGGCCCGGATTTAGAGCACTTCACCGAGAGGGGAATCGAGACATTCCTAAACTCGAAATACACGGTAACACCGGAGAGCGACAGGATGGGCTACCGTCTGGACGGGCCGGCGGTGGAGCACTCGGGGAGGGACGCGGGCATAGTTACGGAGCCTTTGGTCCCGGGAACTGTCCAGGTACCGGCCAACGGGAAGCCGATAGTGATGATGAAGGATGCTCAAACAACGGGCGGCTACGCGAAGATAGCGACCGTTATAAGCGCCGACATCCACCTACTCGCCCAGAGTCGGCCGGGCACAATGGTGAGGTTCAGGGAAGTGCCCCTAGATGAGGCGCGGGAGACGTTGAGGAGGCGGGAGAAAACCCTCGAGGCGATAAGGGACCTCCTCGATGGAAAAATACGGGCCTATTCGATCAGGGCCCTGGGTGAGGAGTTCACTCTCTTCGCCGGAAAGGTTTAA
- a CDS encoding phosphoglycolate phosphatase, whose translation MIKAISLDIDGTITHPDRRLSEEALRAIRLAESLGVPVMLVTGNSVPFAEAAAIFIGTSGPVIAEDGGALSLKGESTMRKRVFLTDMDEEWILWSELRKRHPEAVLSFSMPERKAGLVVFRTVPVEAVREIIEELGLNLVAVDSGFAIHIKKPWINKGEGIARACEYLSISPKEVAHVGDGENDLDAFRVVGYRVAIAQAPESVKEKADYVTQKPYGDGGAEAVMHILRKFGYLKE comes from the coding sequence GTGATAAAGGCGATTTCGCTTGACATTGACGGGACGATAACACACCCCGACAGGAGGCTTAGCGAGGAAGCGCTCAGGGCCATAAGGCTCGCCGAGAGTCTTGGCGTCCCTGTAATGCTCGTCACTGGAAACTCGGTTCCCTTCGCCGAGGCCGCTGCGATCTTCATCGGCACGAGCGGGCCGGTCATAGCCGAGGACGGCGGAGCACTTTCACTCAAGGGCGAGAGCACGATGAGGAAGCGCGTTTTCCTCACGGACATGGACGAGGAGTGGATTCTCTGGAGCGAGCTTAGGAAGCGCCACCCCGAGGCAGTCTTGAGCTTTTCAATGCCCGAGAGAAAGGCCGGGCTCGTCGTTTTTCGCACGGTTCCGGTGGAGGCCGTGAGGGAGATCATAGAGGAGCTGGGGCTGAACCTGGTTGCCGTTGATTCGGGCTTCGCCATCCACATAAAGAAGCCGTGGATAAACAAGGGGGAGGGGATAGCCAGGGCCTGCGAGTACCTCAGCATCTCCCCGAAAGAGGTCGCCCACGTTGGCGATGGGGAGAACGACCTAGATGCCTTCCGCGTCGTCGGCTACCGCGTTGCCATAGCCCAGGCCCCAGAGAGCGTGAAGGAGAAGGCCGACTACGTCACCCAGAAGCCCTACGGGGACGGCGGGGCCGAGGCGGTTATGCACATCCTCAGGAAGTTCGGCTATCTAAAGGAGTGA
- a CDS encoding GNAT family N-acetyltransferase, with amino-acid sequence MSIVVRKATLDDVRGIISVHTAGEELSGLSVRERYLRGGPWMSVETCSVHINTFLLDGQLPLVAELDGRIVGEAEVFLSEEPINGEPRRIAHLDVIEVHPDFRGKGIGRALVEHIERALGEKVELLTVQPSEGAIGFYKKLGFNKVLYENRLVEVPTTEFTGGNVQPLNFIPWDDVKGLELVAGRFQNSYDMWFSSFRDLFAGVHELAEAGKLGNSYYALKPLPGRPGKASLFLWGEGKDIPGVIGRAGELGFKSVLTVLDEETAERIGGKMKKKLPIMGKELSGLSSPGS; translated from the coding sequence ATGAGTATAGTGGTCAGAAAGGCCACCCTCGACGACGTTAGGGGAATAATCTCTGTCCACACGGCAGGGGAGGAGCTCTCGGGCCTTTCCGTGAGGGAACGCTATCTCCGCGGCGGCCCCTGGATGAGCGTTGAGACCTGCTCCGTCCACATCAACACCTTCCTCCTCGACGGTCAGCTCCCCCTCGTTGCGGAACTCGATGGAAGAATCGTTGGCGAGGCGGAGGTTTTTCTCTCGGAGGAGCCGATAAACGGGGAGCCAAGGAGGATAGCCCACCTGGACGTCATAGAGGTTCATCCAGACTTCAGGGGAAAGGGAATTGGCAGGGCGCTCGTTGAGCACATCGAGCGGGCTCTGGGTGAGAAGGTGGAACTCCTAACGGTCCAGCCGAGCGAGGGAGCAATTGGCTTTTACAAAAAGCTTGGTTTTAATAAGGTGCTCTACGAGAACCGGCTCGTTGAAGTGCCCACTACCGAATTCACCGGAGGTAATGTCCAGCCCCTTAATTTCATCCCGTGGGATGATGTGAAGGGCCTTGAGCTGGTCGCCGGCCGCTTCCAGAACTCCTACGACATGTGGTTCTCAAGCTTCAGAGACCTCTTTGCAGGCGTCCACGAGCTTGCGGAGGCTGGGAAGCTCGGGAATTCCTATTACGCCCTCAAACCTCTACCCGGAAGGCCCGGAAAGGCGAGCCTCTTCCTCTGGGGAGAGGGGAAGGACATCCCCGGAGTTATAGGACGCGCGGGAGAGCTCGGATTTAAGAGTGTTCTAACTGTGTTGGACGAGGAGACCGCGGAGAGAATTGGGGGAAAAATGAAGAAAAAGCTCCCGATAATGGGAAAAGAGCTCAGCGGGTTATCTTCACCCGGTTCATGA
- a CDS encoding tyrosine--tRNA ligase — protein sequence MDIESRIELIKRKPTEELLTEENLRHLLEVGIPMQHYIGFEISGYIHLGTGLMAGAKIADLQKAGVKTRIFLADWHSWINDKLGGDLDVIQKVALTYFKEGMKQSIKVIGGDPEKVEFVLASEILEKGDYWQTVIDISKNVTLARMMRSITIMGRQMGEAIDFAKLIYPAMQVADIFYQGVTIAHAGMDQRKAHVIAIEVAQKLKYHALEWKGEKLKPVALHHHLLLGLQEPPVWPIESEEQFKELKTQMKMSKSKPYSAVFIHDSPEEIRQKLRKAFCPAGEVNYNPVLDWAEHIIFREEPTEFTIHRPAKFGGDVTYTTFEELKRDFAEGKLHPLDLKNGVAEYLIELLKPVRDYFERHQEPLELMNRVKITR from the coding sequence ATGGACATAGAGAGCAGGATAGAACTCATTAAGAGAAAGCCCACGGAAGAGCTCCTGACGGAGGAGAACCTCAGGCACCTCCTGGAAGTTGGAATCCCGATGCAGCACTACATAGGTTTTGAGATCAGCGGTTACATTCACCTCGGAACCGGACTGATGGCCGGGGCGAAGATAGCTGACCTCCAGAAGGCTGGCGTGAAGACGAGGATCTTTTTGGCGGACTGGCACAGCTGGATCAACGACAAACTCGGCGGTGATCTGGACGTCATCCAGAAGGTAGCCCTCACCTACTTCAAGGAGGGAATGAAGCAGAGCATAAAGGTCATAGGCGGTGACCCGGAGAAGGTGGAGTTCGTTCTGGCCAGCGAGATACTTGAGAAGGGCGACTACTGGCAGACCGTCATTGACATCTCCAAGAACGTAACATTAGCTAGAATGATGCGCTCCATAACCATCATGGGCAGGCAAATGGGAGAGGCCATAGACTTCGCCAAGCTCATCTACCCTGCCATGCAGGTGGCTGATATATTCTACCAGGGCGTTACGATAGCCCACGCGGGAATGGACCAGAGGAAGGCCCACGTCATAGCCATAGAGGTCGCCCAGAAGCTCAAATACCACGCCCTCGAGTGGAAGGGCGAGAAGCTCAAGCCGGTCGCGCTCCACCACCACCTCCTCCTCGGCCTGCAGGAACCGCCGGTCTGGCCGATAGAGAGCGAGGAGCAGTTTAAGGAGCTCAAGACCCAGATGAAGATGAGCAAGAGCAAGCCCTATTCAGCGGTATTCATCCACGACAGCCCGGAGGAGATAAGACAAAAGCTCAGGAAGGCCTTCTGCCCTGCTGGAGAGGTAAACTACAACCCCGTCCTTGACTGGGCCGAGCACATAATCTTCAGGGAAGAACCCACGGAGTTCACCATCCACAGGCCGGCAAAGTTCGGTGGCGATGTGACCTACACTACCTTCGAGGAGCTTAAGAGGGACTTCGCGGAAGGAAAGCTCCACCCGCTCGACCTCAAGAACGGAGTTGCGGAATATCTCATAGAACTCCTCAAACCCGTCAGGGATTACTTCGAGAGGCACCAGGAGCCGCTCGAGCTCATGAACCGGGTGAAGATAACCCGCTGA